A region from the Saccharicrinis carchari genome encodes:
- the nrfD gene encoding NrfD/PsrC family molybdoenzyme membrane anchor subunit, giving the protein MYVSPLREPLVTGAKSYKQVTDDIIRPMEGKPGKLWYAGLTLALLALAVGGFAIYLTVWDGIGTWGLNKTVGWGWGITNFVWWVGIGHAGTFISAILLLFRQKWRTSINRSAEAMTIFAVMCAGLFPLIHMGRLPLAFFVFPYPNTRDLWVNFNSPLLWDVFAISTYFLVSVLFWYMGLIPDIASIRDRMKKGIGKKIYGLLSFGWTGSARHWSRHESMSLILAGLAAPLVLSVHTIVSMDFATSVIPGWHTTIFPPYFVSGAVFSGFAMVLSLMIITRKALNLENYITVGHVESMNKVIIATGSIVGIAYVTEFFMAWYSGVVYEQYAFINRAFGPYWWAYWIMMACNVITPQLFWFKKIRRNLAATFVISIFINIGMWFERFVIIVTSLHRDFLPSSWVMYYPTWVEVGVFLGTFGLFFTMFFLFIRFFPVVAIAEVKSVLKSSGEKFIKKGGRDEKQ; this is encoded by the coding sequence ATGTACGTATCACCATTAAGGGAGCCTTTAGTTACCGGGGCAAAGAGTTACAAACAGGTAACCGATGATATCATAAGGCCTATGGAGGGCAAGCCCGGCAAGCTTTGGTATGCCGGTTTGACCTTGGCCTTGTTGGCATTGGCGGTGGGGGGTTTTGCCATTTACCTTACGGTATGGGATGGAATTGGCACCTGGGGCCTCAACAAAACAGTAGGCTGGGGCTGGGGCATCACCAACTTTGTATGGTGGGTGGGTATCGGCCATGCCGGTACGTTTATCTCGGCTATTTTGCTGCTGTTCCGTCAGAAATGGCGCACCAGCATCAACCGCAGCGCCGAGGCCATGACTATATTTGCGGTGATGTGCGCAGGACTGTTTCCCTTGATACACATGGGACGACTGCCACTGGCCTTTTTTGTTTTTCCTTATCCCAACACCCGCGATCTGTGGGTCAACTTTAATTCCCCTCTTCTGTGGGACGTATTCGCTATCTCTACCTATTTCCTGGTTTCAGTATTGTTTTGGTATATGGGCCTAATACCCGATATCGCTTCCATTCGCGATAGGATGAAAAAAGGTATTGGTAAAAAGATTTATGGGCTATTGAGCTTTGGCTGGACAGGTTCGGCCCGTCACTGGTCGCGCCACGAATCCATGAGTTTGATATTGGCCGGATTGGCCGCCCCTCTGGTACTTTCGGTACATACCATTGTGAGTATGGACTTTGCCACATCGGTTATCCCGGGCTGGCATACCACTATCTTTCCGCCCTATTTTGTGTCGGGTGCCGTGTTCTCGGGCTTTGCCATGGTGCTCAGCCTTATGATTATCACCCGTAAGGCACTCAATCTGGAAAATTACATTACGGTTGGGCACGTAGAATCAATGAACAAGGTAATTATTGCCACGGGATCCATTGTGGGTATCGCCTATGTAACCGAGTTTTTTATGGCCTGGTACTCGGGAGTGGTGTACGAGCAATATGCCTTTATAAACCGTGCCTTTGGACCCTACTGGTGGGCCTACTGGATTATGATGGCTTGTAATGTAATTACGCCTCAACTTTTTTGGTTTAAAAAGATACGGCGCAATCTGGCAGCTACCTTTGTGATATCCATTTTTATCAATATCGGAATGTGGTTCGAGCGTTTTGTCATTATCGTAACCTCACTACACCGCGATTTTTTACCTTCGAGCTGGGTGATGTACTATCCAACCTGGGTTGAGGTAGGGGTGTTTTTGGGTACCTTCGGATTGTTCTTCACCATGTTCTTTTTATTTATCCGGTTCTTCCCGGTGGTGGCCATCGCCGAAGT
- a CDS encoding Fe-S-cluster-containing hydrogenase yields the protein MKKYWKSLEEYKEGVKDDHVHLPNKIQASEALKASRRDFLKYFGFSVASAAVLASCERPVKKAIPLLIQPEEVRPGVASFYASTFYVGSEAVPILVKVRDGRPIKIEGNELSKLTHGGTSAQVQASLLGLYDESRPKNPTFNKEEITWEKANAGIKTTLDNLSADKDIVLLTATIISPSQKALIEKFKAKYPNLKQISLDTYSYSGLREAYEALVGEAIIPSYRFDKAKVIVSFGADFLGTWLMPTVFTHQYVQNRKLDDGQKNLSKHIHFEGLMSLTGSNADERYVIKPSQEGKYVLSLYNEVAKTMGLTTLNKGGFEKEVKAVATQLLANKSASLVLSGSNDKNIQLLVGGINAMLGSYGSTIDINQEINLYQGNDRALDQVMQSCKQGEVGALICLESNPAYNMHHAGSFKEAIKNVGFSVNITSQNDETSALCNYVLPASHFLESWGDAEAVSGMLSLTQPVIRPIYNTKDINQILLNLLGEDINSYDYLYQYWQDNVIPQSPDENPFISTWKKTLSAGLLSVERDKPAKSIVNPDLSSAASKVSSNKYADGLELIAYQSVPVGDGKMANNPWLQELPDPVSRVCWDNYFSVSPRLAEEKGWKQGDVISVSGIQLPVFVQPGNHNQVISVALGYGRTMEGPKPEVIGKDVKHLFVSKDKSVIYHTAIADAKNTGRLYELATTQSHHSMEGRAIVRETSLSQYLKDPASGNEMHAEIEKLHTTLYNKHEYKGHHWAMFIDLNSCTGCNACVVACNVENNVPVVGRDEVRRSHEMHWIRIDRYYTQAPDDPASLRVVRQPVMCQHCDNAPCENVCPVAATNHSSEGINQMAYNRCIGTRYCNNNCPYKVRRFNWYDYNGADAIPYNRKDPAGMSTDLKRLVLNPDVTVRAKGVIEKCSFCIQRIQEKKLDAKKAGEPLRDGAIQTACQQGCPAKAITFGDMNDEKSAVSKMMKDPRRYHLLEELHTLPSVAYLTKVRNMEEELNSVPEHKNA from the coding sequence ATGAAAAAATACTGGAAAAGCTTAGAAGAATATAAAGAAGGGGTAAAAGACGACCATGTCCACTTGCCCAATAAAATTCAAGCTAGCGAGGCGTTGAAAGCATCGCGGAGGGATTTTTTAAAGTATTTTGGATTTAGCGTGGCCTCGGCTGCGGTGCTGGCCAGCTGTGAGCGTCCCGTAAAAAAGGCCATCCCCCTGCTCATTCAACCCGAAGAGGTTCGTCCCGGCGTTGCCAGCTTTTATGCCTCTACCTTTTATGTGGGCAGCGAGGCGGTTCCCATCCTGGTAAAAGTGCGCGATGGCCGTCCCATTAAAATTGAGGGCAACGAGCTAAGCAAACTGACCCATGGAGGAACTTCAGCCCAGGTACAGGCTTCGCTTTTAGGATTGTATGATGAATCGCGACCCAAAAATCCTACCTTTAATAAAGAGGAAATAACCTGGGAAAAAGCCAATGCCGGTATTAAAACAACGCTGGATAATTTATCAGCCGATAAAGATATCGTGCTTTTAACGGCTACTATTATCAGCCCTTCGCAAAAAGCTTTGATCGAAAAATTTAAAGCTAAATACCCCAACTTAAAACAAATTAGTTTAGATACATATTCCTATTCGGGACTGCGGGAAGCTTATGAGGCTTTGGTTGGTGAAGCTATCATTCCAAGCTACAGGTTCGACAAGGCAAAGGTTATCGTTTCGTTCGGTGCCGACTTTTTAGGTACCTGGCTCATGCCAACGGTTTTTACTCATCAATATGTACAAAACAGAAAACTCGACGACGGACAAAAAAACTTATCCAAACATATTCATTTCGAGGGCTTAATGTCCTTGACCGGCTCTAATGCCGACGAGCGATATGTAATTAAGCCATCACAGGAAGGAAAATATGTGTTGTCGCTCTATAACGAGGTGGCCAAAACCATGGGTTTAACTACCCTGAACAAGGGAGGCTTCGAGAAAGAGGTGAAAGCTGTGGCCACACAATTGCTTGCCAACAAGTCAGCATCCCTGGTGCTGTCCGGCTCCAACGATAAAAATATCCAGTTGCTTGTTGGCGGCATAAATGCAATGTTGGGCAGCTACGGCAGTACCATCGATATAAATCAGGAGATTAACCTCTACCAGGGGAATGACCGGGCGCTGGATCAAGTGATGCAGAGTTGTAAACAGGGCGAAGTAGGTGCGCTGATTTGTTTGGAATCGAACCCGGCCTACAATATGCACCATGCCGGATCTTTTAAAGAAGCCATTAAAAATGTTGGCTTTAGCGTTAACATCACCTCTCAAAACGACGAAACAAGTGCCTTGTGCAACTATGTGTTGCCGGCCAGTCATTTCTTGGAATCGTGGGGCGATGCGGAAGCTGTGTCAGGGATGCTTAGCTTAACGCAACCTGTTATCCGCCCCATTTATAACACCAAAGATATAAATCAGATTTTACTAAACTTATTGGGCGAGGACATCAACTCCTACGATTATCTCTATCAATATTGGCAAGATAATGTCATCCCCCAATCCCCTGACGAAAACCCATTTATCTCCACCTGGAAAAAGACCTTGAGTGCGGGGCTACTTTCTGTAGAACGCGACAAGCCTGCCAAATCAATTGTAAATCCGGATCTTTCGTCGGCTGCATCAAAGGTGAGCTCCAATAAATATGCGGATGGATTGGAACTCATCGCTTATCAATCGGTTCCGGTGGGCGATGGCAAAATGGCCAATAACCCCTGGTTACAAGAGTTGCCCGATCCTGTATCGCGCGTTTGTTGGGACAATTATTTTTCAGTTTCGCCAAGGTTGGCAGAAGAAAAAGGATGGAAACAGGGCGATGTTATTTCTGTTTCGGGCATCCAGCTGCCTGTTTTTGTGCAACCCGGAAATCACAATCAGGTTATCAGTGTGGCCTTGGGATATGGACGAACCATGGAAGGCCCCAAACCGGAGGTAATAGGCAAAGATGTTAAACATCTGTTTGTATCAAAAGATAAAAGCGTTATATACCATACGGCTATCGCCGATGCAAAAAACACAGGCCGATTGTACGAACTGGCTACCACCCAAAGCCACCATTCCATGGAAGGCAGGGCCATCGTCCGCGAGACCTCACTGAGCCAATATCTAAAAGATCCCGCTTCGGGCAACGAGATGCACGCTGAAATAGAAAAGCTGCATACTACCTTATATAATAAACACGAGTACAAAGGTCATCACTGGGCTATGTTTATCGACCTGAATTCGTGTACGGGTTGTAACGCTTGTGTGGTGGCATGTAATGTCGAAAACAATGTGCCCGTGGTGGGTAGGGATGAGGTACGCCGCTCGCACGAAATGCATTGGATACGAATAGATCGCTATTACACGCAAGCCCCCGACGATCCGGCCAGCCTTCGTGTAGTGCGCCAGCCTGTTATGTGCCAGCATTGCGATAATGCGCCTTGCGAAAATGTTTGTCCGGTAGCCGCCACCAACCATAGCTCAGAGGGCATTAACCAGATGGCCTATAACCGATGCATAGGCACGCGTTATTGTAATAACAACTGCCCTTACAAGGTACGACGCTTCAACTGGTACGATTATAACGGAGCAGATGCCATCCCCTATAACCGAAAAGATCCGGCGGGCATGTCCACCGATCTGAAACGACTGGTGCTCAATCCCGACGTAACGGTACGTGCCAAAGGGGTTATCGAAAAATGCTCCTTTTGCATTCAGCGTATCCAGGAAAAGAAGTTGGATGCAAAAAAAGCCGGTGAACCTCTGCGCGACGGAGCTATACAGACCGCCTGTCAGCAAGGCTGCCCGGCCAAGGCCATTACTTTTGGCGATATGAACGACGAAAAAAGTGCGGTAAGCAAAATGATGAAAGACCCGCGCAGGTATCATCTTTTAGAGGAATTGCATACCCTGCCCAGCGTGGCCTATCTTACCAAAGTACGAAATATGGAAGAAGAATTAAATTCAGTACCCGAACATAAAAACGCATAA